Within the Portunus trituberculatus isolate SZX2019 chromosome 26, ASM1759143v1, whole genome shotgun sequence genome, the region ACACCCAGACATGTACACCCTTAAAAATACCCTgtacaccctaaaaacacccttaaagacACAATGTACACCCTAATCACCTTTAAAATAACCCAATGTTCGTCCCTTAAATTTTCAGGGCCACGTGTTCACCATAAATGACCTTAAATATTAGAATTCCTTAAAAACTGTCCCTTAAAATCGCCTTCAAGATAAATACTTAAAATTAATTCGAATTTAAAAGTCCATGTGGGTCCCTAAAATGCCCTCAATGTCCCTAAAATAAGAATATTCGCTAAAATGCCTTAAAATGTTcataaaatgtccttaaaatttTAATACAAAATATTCCCTTAAAATTTTCACTTCCTAATATTTTAAGGCTCACGTGTTCCCTAAAATGCCTTAAATGTCCCTAAAATCAGAATATTCGCTAAAATGCCTTTAAAGTTcctaaaatacccttaaaatttTAATACTTCAAAATATTCCCCTAAAATTCTAAGGGTCGCGGTCCCTAAAATTCCTTAAATGTCCCTCAAATCAGAATATTCATTAAAACGCCTTAAAAAGTtcctaaaatgcccttaaaatgtAAATAGTTCTAAATATTCCCTTAAAAACTCACTCACAAAAATTTTAAGGGTCACGTGGATCCCTAAAAATGCCTTAAGTCCCTAAATATTCCTTAAAACTCCTAAAACTGCCCTTAAAACGTAAATTCAAAATATTCCCTTAAAAATTCACTCTCCGAAATTTTAAGGTCCACGTGGGTCCCTAAAATTCCTTAAATACCTAAattactctaaaatggctcaaACTTCCCCTAAATGTCCCTAATTACCACAGGGATGCTTTAAGGGAGTAAAAGTGACTTGGCCTTGTTACTTACCGAGACATAAGCGGTTCAAATATGGAGGATGGGGAGCGAAGAGCAGCacgccttctctccttcacgtcTGCCGGGGGACTGAGGCCGACAAGATGGCTTCCCCTGGCTTTTTATCCactccttcttgtcttcttttgtacatttttctcatattttctgttttctttctcggtTTTGTATGTTAAAAATATGTAGTTTATTGTtataatgtttatttttattttgttaaggCGTTTTCTATATTAATTTGAATATTCTTAGTGATCCACCCTTTCGTGGCGGACGCTGTTACCGGTTTTCTCTACTAATAccacatattttcttattttgggttttattcttattattacgcTTCAAAAATGTCTAGTttaattttttgtatatttttcatggTGTTTTGTAGCTATACTTATGCATATACTTGGTTTTATGATATTAATCCACCCAACCATCATAATGGCTGATATATTGTTATTGGAGCTTCTATCTTTAGCTATTCACGTATAAATATTCTGTATTTATAATTTTACTagtcttttatatatttaaggttttattattgaattatttatctatttactaatGATCCACTCTTTTTGCTGTCACCCGCCGCTACTAAATTCTCTTCATTTCAAGCTATTTATATCTTTTATAGCGCTATGtataaatatttctttctttattaatgtATAAATGTCTTTTTTGTTACTTATGTGTGTTTTAATGCCATTTTGTGGTGGCCTTTTTGAAATATTGGGTTACTTATGAATGATCCACAATTTGCTGTTGTCCTCTGCCGCCATAATTCCAACTAGCGGGAATTTTCAAACATTCTCTGATCCTCACCCTAATATTGCTATTCCTTCATTACTTCTATCAAAGCTATTAATCacctatattcagaaacgcctttccttctcactatgacaattttcaaacgccacagagacaattatccgagttttcaagacagtttctccttttcattaactagaaatcttgtcaatccaccagtaaaaacataaaatacccttaaaaccaCGAGTATCTTTAATGGCAGCCCTTAGAAAGTAgggatggtgaaagagcaaagcgttttagaatactgGCCATTATATCCCtccctgttatcttggctctaACTTGTGGAGGTTTTGATTTATGGAGCTGTTAGCCCACCCACATCTCCGCCATTACAGTTACGCCAATTTATACCCAAACTACTGGATGAATGAATATACAGTCACCTCCTACACCCCTCTGATCCCATGACGCCCCCCCAACccccaaccatcaccaccacaacgccaCAACAAGCAGTCAGTCACCATAACAAGTTCTCGGCGcctcctcaccacacacccttATATTAAAagcaccattattatttttattattatttttgtcatagcacgcacatcacacaccaccaccaccatcacacaccacaccaccacctaacaccacacaccacgccacatCACACCCGCGCCTGCAGCCTCGCCACCAATCACCACCCCGCTCTAGGCCCGCTCCCGCTCCGCCCCGCACCCGCCCAGatcagccccgccccgccgcctgcccgctgctactaatactattctTTAAACGTATTTTCTGGTGTTTTGCATGTGTTTCGAGGTGTTTTCGGGACTctgggtggtggaggaagaggtggaagggagaggtggagtgagagagtgaaggtgGGCAAGGTGGAGTCATGCACGTGCTAAAGACATCATCTCTGCCTAAGGGTaagattgtttttcttttcttaatggaGTTGGCGTTGTTTTGGTATCTGATTTGTTGTTAGGGAAGTAAAGCACTATTTACTGGTGGAATAGAgcctagaaaacaaaacaaaacgataaACAATAAGTAAATCAGGTTTCAAGCCACTATAGAATCGagtccagctgtgttttggtttagCGGAAAAGTAATATTAGTCATTCATTGgtacataacttttttttcaattagcaGGCCTAGGATTGTTTTGCTGCTTGATATAACAcctgaaatatatgaaaaacaaGACCATAGTATTAATATTCCTTAAAATTTAGTCtaactattcgtattttcatattcaaaaATTTTTAgggtaacaaaatagaaaagaaaaatctttaTACGACAAGAAATCCGCGTTTTCTTTACATGGCTCGAAAGTAAAAttttttcgtattcagaaaatgtaatatgacATAGTGAGGCTGtgctttccatctcgacattaTGAAGTGTTTGTGAGCCGTTAATTTGACACAAACACCTTTCGTTGGGCCGCTtcatgtaaacaaaccacccGGTAAgaatattatattttgattattactTAAACTATTTATCGCGTCTAAAAGTGTAGTGTATTCCAGTCTGGGAGCCTTTTGTCTTGTggcgatttttaaaatgaaatacgtacgtaaatattgggccACATAGGCACCTCAGCCGTGCCCTCCACCCAGGTCAGTCCCCCAATGTCTGCCTCCACtccccctgtgtttccagacccagagagagaagcaaagccagaatcaaccactAAACCATACAAATAGCCATTACTGTGTTGAATAAGGCGATGGTTGTGTATACCCCCGTTCAGACCACCCGGCGCCCACCATGACCCGGACCCACACCCCGCCCCACCGATCCCCGTCCCTCCCCGTTTCAattcaacatttccttcaattctcagtgtttcctGCTGCTCCCCGCCTGATATGCATGATCAAAGTGTAGtggtaaggaagaaaatgaagaatggaagtgtgtgagggagtctactggtggtggtggtggtagtagtagtagtagtagtagtagaaggagcagcagaagtgttgttattattattattatcagtgtctatgtgtgtgtgtgtgtgtgtgtgtgtgagggaagaaaagaaaatcgtgagaaaatacagaaaaattaaggaaaaatgaacttaaagataaaaatatgagaaggaaagtTGTCATATGTTGCCGAAAGGTGAAACttgaccaaacttaacctaacttgaggaaaaaaaaaagaaaatcgtagGGAAATgtagaaaattgaaggaaaatgaacttagaggtaaaaatatgagaaagaaagtTGAGTTATTATATTGTCAAAAGATGAAACttgaccaaacttaacctaacttgaggaaaaaaaaaagaaaatcgtgaAAAAATACTTTGTTAACTtaaaacttgagaaaaaaagaaaatgaagagaattaTACTTTGTTTTTAAAATGagacttgacctaacctaacttagaagaggaagaggaagaggaagaggaagaggaagaggaagaggaagagacataataataaaaatcttccaaataaagaggaaaagaaaagagataatggtttttccttccttcttttccatataaaaaaaaattaaagaaaaaagacagattttttttctttccagatgaaaaaaaaggaggaaaatgaaaaagattattattgtttttttctttttgaaatagaataaaagaaatgatgtatttttccttttcttcttttcctaataaaaaaagaggaaaataaaaagataattgtttttccttttctttccaaatttaaaaaggaaaagaaagactattattttttctcttcaaaatagaggaaaattaatgtttttttttccgaataataataagaaaagaaaacatgacttttttccttttctttcttttccaaataaaaaaagaggaaaattaaaaaagaataactttttcatttctttccaactgaaaaaaaaggaaaaagataatatttttctttccttcctttccaaacaagaaaaggaaatgaaaaaagataatattttcctctttccttcctttcccaaataagaaaaggaaaaaggaaaaaaatataaccccCTTTTCaaacttctttccctttcaaaaaaaaaaaaaaaaaaaaagaaaaccacaattattttttcctttcctaaatacgagaaagaggaaaatgaaaacgcaaacagatttttttcctcttttattaatttctcttgactAAGCTGTCCAGTGTGTACCTCGCGTCCATGGAGGGGGGAAAACttacatgtgtatgtatgtctgacGGGGGGAGCCATGTGGGTTGTGTACGTATCGCGGAGGACATATGAAGCCACAGAAGGTGAAGCCAGAGGACGGCCATCTTGGAGCGGCCATCTTGCTACTCCACCCCTGTGTTGCCAATGAGCGTTTAGCTGTATCCCCCCGTCAATGGATTAGTGAGTGGGTCAGAGAGGCCAGTGTGTGCGTGGGCTCaaacgcacactcacacatacatgcatacatacatacatacacacacaagcctcGTTTCCCCATATCTATTAATATAcggcataataataataataataataataataataataataatgataataataataaacgatgCGTAAGTAATTAAAGCAGTTTCATTTCTCTAACaatgagtaataataataataataatcataatattttttttttttcaaagctaagcaaatttctccttttaaaaTCTAGACAaactttttttccccattttcttttttcttttttaaaacacacgtcattctttccctctatcattatcattttcaaatTTCAATGGACAAAAACTAAGTCAAACTCTtgctatattatttttttttttccatgagcgATCGTTCCATCAATATTtcactcacttttcttcctttccttctttttttttcgttactccATTCAAAACTCAACAATTCGtgtatagtttttctttttctttttttcaatgcaTAATCAAACGCTCTTCTATTTCCCATCCTTCCGTTCCTTCAATCAAActctattttattgttttaagttggtaattctttccttcttccttcgatATCTTACAAAACTATCCGTCCctttcaccattatcattattttctattgtttttttttttatcttttaatattttcaaattttttatgtttttcttcagtTATCCATTAAACACATCATTTTCTTTGCctatgattgttattattttctatgttcttttttattctttcttcttttgatgtCTAAAAAcaactctttattctttttattttctttatattctctaactattttcacattcattttagTTCACCATTGAAAacatcatttttattcattactaTAAATTTTTCAAAGTGTGTaaagtttcttccttcttatcatctCTTCTAACTATAAATATTTCCACAAAATTAATTTTTACAAAGGCGACTTCACACATGTCACTGTGCGGATGGCAATGCTGTCCGCTGGAAATCTGGAGGGAGCCCTGCTAGCTGGAACACACCGACACACAGCAGCTGGGATATATCGAGTGgttagcctacatttctcattaaccccttcgtactgagacacatttttaccatcatATTTTAGGAAGCGTCTagagaggtcaaaagattaatggctagggtcttcactgtttcaatcaCCATTTATGtctctgaatctgtataaaagcCCTAAATAGTAAGCTGATTGAATATATAAATGCTccgtgaaggggttaagagtatttCATCTTAACACGACTACCCACAAATGCTATCAGATCAAATCATCACGAGTATTCAAGGGTCGCTTCCACCAACACTTTGCGGAGAGGAAGGcagtcatcggagagtggcCAGTGATCTTATTGACTATAGTTCTACATAGCTATTGTTTGAGGCGTGACTTATTTCTTGGGTCCAGATATGCTATTGGTCCATCACTAACTCAAACATCTCTGTCTCACCACTCCCACAtcctcaaacctaacctaacctcacctcaccaccaacgCCTTCCTCTgtctcaccaccaacacctctctgcctcaccaccaacgccttcctctgcctcaccaccaacgccttcctctctgtctcaccaccaacgccttcctctctgtctcaccaccaacgccttcctctctgtctcaccACCAACGCCTTCCTCTGTCTCACCACCAAcgccttcctctctgtctcaccaccaacgccttcctctctgtctcaccacacccacacctcaccaccaacaccttcgCTGCCTCCCCACGCCCATATGTTCAGACCTTCCGTGATGCCACAATGTGAACAAAGCCACTAGCTGCTGGACAAGACTAATatgttggttttgttttccGACTAGTTTTTCCACCTGCTAGGCACCAAAATTCAGCCGGTAACTTTAACGGTTAGCATTTTCAACCACCAACTGAcatgtgtgaacccgccttaacttGATAATAATTAAATgtctctgttttatttccattaattatTTGTGTCTCCATTAGCAGCCTCAGCCAcgcccactcactctctctctctgactttccaACGGGGCAATTTTTCAGTCTTCTCAACGGGGCACCTTTTCAGTCTTCTCAACGGGGTAACTTTTCAATGTCCAACTCAGAAAAGGGACTATTTTGGcacttcacttattttctcctcctcggctCTTGTTTTGGCACAATAATAAACACTTCTtggcaccaacacacacacacacacgcacattctcttatttatttattttttttaatttaatctCTTCGCAAATTCTCTTTTCCGTCAGATTCCCGTTTTcaattttattcaatttttcttgcaatattttttattttccttttcgtttttattattgttgttcttatcagttcattttattcatcatcattttcttttccagtttctttcgttcgttttctttcttattttttcgatCTTATCACtaattctatcatttttttttttatagaattttcgtttttttttccatattgcacatcagttcataattcattttcttttagtaataataataatgatgataataataataataataataataataataataataataataataataataatgataatgcaacAATTAACACAAAATtctaactgagagagagagagagagagagagagagagagagagagagagagagagagagagagagagagagaaacaataacatcaaaacaagaaaaatattcaaataaaaaagataataataataataataataataataataataataataataataatgtatatatattttttttaatctatcaatataaagagattaaaaagtgcaaaataaaaacaacaatgcaggaataaagaagaagaagaagaagaagaagaagaagaagaagaagaagaagaagaaagaaaggaaggagaaagagaaagaggaagaagaggagaaggaagacaatattacaaaaagaagaagaagacaaagaagaggaagagaaaggagaggaggaggaggaggaggaggaggatattacaAAAAGCAAATTACAAATATTATAACTTAATCTTACAATATTACGTACAAAACATCACATAGAGAATTGAGATGACGGGGAGGctgacacagagaaagagagagaaagagagagagagagagagagagagagagagagagagagagagagagagagagagagagagagagagagagagagagagagagagagagagagagagagagagagagagagagagagagagagagagagagagagagagagagagagagagagagagagagagttttcttatCATTAATTGGGTGTTGTGAACGAAATAATTTGTAACAGAGAAAAAAGTGtaaactaatattttttctttacagattgacaatgaaacaataaataaataaacaaatagataaaataaataaataaaaatattagagaaattgcaataaaaaattaaaccttatatttaaattttttctttacactttaAGGGAAAATGAGCAAATATTTTCAGACTGCAGCGTgaaatcaaaacaaatattaaataaatgatGTACAAATCAATCTTAATATTTGTTTGGTTCCATTTTAGGGGATACGAAAgtagttagtgtttttttgacggcagtgaataaatgaacaagaaaaaataacatcaaaattATAGATACTTCATTGGATAAGGAAATTAAACTCTcaataacaaagaaacaaaagcacAGCGACTCCCGCGAAACACctcacaaatcaaaacaaacacacgaacacacaaacaaacaagcaatacCAATAATTATGAAGGGCATGAGATcttacaaaaacacaaaaaagaaacaggccCAGTATAATGCAGGCCTGTTACTCCTAGAGGCCTATAtaccaccacccctccccctccaccccctaggccctccatcccccccaccacctcctccacactgTGCTTTTAGCTGTCTAAGTGTGGATTAAGTGGAGGTGGTTGGGTGGTGGAAGATTTGGGGTATTCAAATTTTATAGCCTTCATCTTgcccgtgtctgtctgtctgtctgtctgtctgtccgtattgataaaaaattatgaattttttatttttttattcgctCTGAGTGGTTTAAATTGgctgtttatatttattatttattattgtaataTGTTCTTATTTGTTCCATAACAAATTTTGGTCCTTGAAATGTGTACAAATTATGAAATATTTTagtttttaatccttttctctcctgaATGATTACAAAAAATGTTGTccgatttaaaaaaaaattttaccaAAACGGatacaaagtgaaaaaaaaaaaataataataatatacaaaagCCGCATTTCTGCAGTCAACTTGTGTTGAGATGAGTCACATCACAGCCGCCTTGCCTGTGACAGTCTGGTGCACAAGATAACTCAACTACACACTGAGATCACCTTGTCTCCAGCTCAATGCGCTCCACAGTTACGTTGAAATGACGTCATCTCAACATTGTGGCGCTCATGACGTCAGATACACACAATACAaggtgtgtgtccgtgtgtccgtgcCTACACATCACACAAGAAGCATTCCATGTGTTTTGACATTAATGAAAGCAGACAGCCTGGCTGGTGTGGAGGGCACCATGACACCCTCTGAAGTGTAAGCAGTGTGGTGACAACACAGTGTGGCAGAGTGGCAGCCAACACCAGCCGTCAGTGTCTCACTCTGCCACTGCAACATTTTGGTGAGTAATGTTTGTCTAGCTGTCAGGAAGGAAGTGTCTTGAATCAGCACATATTGAAGGCCTCGGAGGAATCTCGTTACGTTTGTTTGATCCCGTACAGATATTCACGTGACTTACACTGCATAAATAGTACTTTGGAATAACAAGAGTCCCGCCAACCTCACACATTTGCCAGCGAGGCTGCCAATCTCAACTCAAGTTTCAGTCAACACAAATTGACTGCAAAAATGTGGCtcaagtaaaacaaaagaacacttatttaacatttttcctccaccattGCTTAAACTTCGTGTTGGGGGTGGCAGGGACAGGCAAGGGGTAATATAATgggctactggtggtggtggtggtggtggtggtggtaataatgtttATCGTGGAGCCTTGAAACACTTTCTACCCCACAAAAAGCCTTACTCTTTACCTAAAATTACATAGATTCTTTGGGATaattatatacattatatacacCCAAGGAAAGGAcgctcatacacacacgcacatacgcacacgcacGTACATACACGCAtagcttataaaaaaaaaaaaaaaaaacgtacacaaaaataaaaaaaaacattacagatgacaataataataataataataataataataataataatagcattaataacaacaacaaacaccaacatACAACGCATCTACAGTAAATATTACGTTTGATTGTGCCAAGATATGGGAAAAAGCAGCTCTAGGGGGGAATGGGGATGGAGGAATGGGGGcagggaataagagaaaatggataTATGAAGTGGGAAActaaaatggaaggaaataaatgaaaataaggaaataatgaaaaaaaaacacatattggaatgaatactagaaaaaaaagagatggtaggataaagagagaggaaaaaagggaggaaaaaaagaaaaagagaaagaaaacaaagaaaattagataaaaaaacagaaaaaaacaaaaataacaagaacaaaacaaaggagaaggtaaaacgagaaaaaataagtaaaaacaagaaaaaacaaaaaataccaaGCAAGCACCACAGAAAACCAGAGAATAACAGGGGAAACTCaacaaaacctaaaaaaaacccACCAGAACACTGAAAAACACTCAGATGAACCCAAATAAATGAGAATAGGAGACAAATGAGGATAGATGGAGGATAGATAGGACAatggggaggggggagaaggaTAACAGAACCCAGTAGAACCCCATTTAAGGATCAAGAGGTGAGGGGGAGAGCTGGGAACaggctaacatcataatatcttttttctctttaggaAAGCGTAGCTCCCTCCCAGCCAACCTAGCGGCCTCCAACTCCCTCTCACTTTGACCCAACTCCCTGGAGATGACCCCGGGGTTCTCCTGCTCCCTTGCAATCCAATCCAGAGCCATCTGTGACCTCATGTCATCGTCCAGGGCCCTGTGGGAGTAGTGGGCGACGACCTCCTGTCGGGAACACTGCCGCTCCCTCATGGCCTTCAGAGAGCCATTCCAGTGCAGAAGTTGGAACACAGTCATGAGTTCCTGGAATTCCAACATCGTGCGGCCCTTGTTGGTCTCCAGCATGAAGCGGAAGGCCCCGATTCCTGTGCTGGGGTTGTCTGCCTCATCAGGGTCGCCCTAGGATATATAGGGTGGAAATTTAGTAAGTCAAAACAATGGAAATAagatcaaaataaataagtgaagggccccacacacactcaggcaATCTGTCCAACTGCCTCAACATTGGACCGGACAGGCCACCGGTGTCACCCACACAGTAGTGAGGCCGCCTGAAGGCCAAAGGCAGTTCTAGCGAGACACTGCAGAGTGATAATGACATTAGCCTCTCCCACAGCCAAGGATCACCCAGACCAGGGATGGGCAGACTGTTCAGTGTGAGGgccacatacaaaaaaaatcacaattctATAGTGGTGCATTATATACTAATCCAAAATAGTTAAtattgaaaacacacaaaatgaaaGACTCTTAAAGAAACAGCTACTCTCCCATGCACACTCACATCACACCTGTGGGAGAAACACAAAATGATCACAACAGTATTTGGCCTTGTTTGGtgactttctctttcaaatttactaacatttggaGGGCTGTAGGAATTCCTTTGGTGGGTGGTAGTGTGGCCACACCTGACCTACACCTGCTTGTGACACCAGCTATTGCAATGACACAGTCATTAGAAAAATAccaaggagagaagatgaaagcaTGGAGCAATGAGTGGCTActgtaaagggagggagagtcacAGGTGAATTGACTGGAGGAACTGAGACAACACCCAGTGAAGATGGACCAACACACCTTGCTGACACTGCTGTCTCTTGAAAAACCTTTAATTAAAAAGcacaacacatgcacacacaaggccacttcacctcaccacagCCTCACACATCTCAGCTTTTGCTGCAAACAAGTTATAAGctgtaaattttcttttttttttaagttttatcTGCATAGtcctttcatttcactttcCAGCGTCATCATTCTCCTTGTTTATAAATTCCATCTCAACCTCTACAACACTAAgatgcattttcaccttgagttttggatattgGACAATCTTATTTACAGACAATTAAAGGTCCAaacacttcactattttaatccccgcataagattctgaaactgtgtaaaatcaccaaataataagctgaatgaataaaaaaatgcattCTGGTCCTGAAAGCGTCAAAGCACTCTGAGGAGCAGCGGGTGGTTGGTGTGGCAGACGCGCCCTTAGTACACTGCCCACTGCTCTGTACTGTGTGGTGTGCCTCAAGACCAcctcaagtacacacacacgctcagcTCGACCTGGACCGGATGCTGGCCAGGTGGAGTCAATTGTTAGCTGTATGTCTTGTCAAGCAGCCTTCATTCACCCTCAACAGGACAACTTCAGTCCCCACACATGCTCACTTCTGCCTCAACAGTcctgctttcttccttcagGCGGCCGGACAAgttgctagtactactacaaatactactactactacaatactactactactactactactactactactactactgctactactgctactgtttctgttgctactactgctactaccacaaatatgtactactattactactacaactactgctactactactattattactactactactaccactactactacaaatactactgttTTTGTTGGTATTCAtggtaccaccactactattactactaccactactactactactactactactagcaaaacaaggtaaacaacagaagtgaagca harbors:
- the LOC123509134 gene encoding LIX1-like protein isoform X2 is translated as MLLSEMINVQSVASVYQEITDNRHRGTNKVNVVEALQEFWQMKAQRGAELKNGALVIYESVPSSSPPYVCYVTLPGGSCFGSFQNCPTKAEARRSAAKIALMNSVFNEHPSRRISDEFIEKAVADARAQFKGDPDEADNPSTGIGAFRFMLETNKGRTMLEFQELMTVFQLLHWNGSLKAMRERQCSRQEVVAHYSHRALDDDMRSQMALDWIAREQENPGVISRELGQSERELEAARLAGRELRFPKEKKDIMMLACSQLSPSPLDP